A region of the Fusobacteria bacterium ZRK30 genome:
TATTATATTTATACGAGAATCCTCTTTCAGGATCGTCTAGCTGTTTTGAAGAAACTCCTATATCCATCATTATTCCGTCTACTTTGTCGTACCCTGCCATATATACTACACTATCCATCTCCTGGAAGTTAGATTTAAATATTTTTACTTTATCACCATACTTTTCCAGTCTTTTCCCTGCAAAATCAATGGCATTTTGATCCTGATCTATAGAGATCAATACACCTTTTTCTGAAAGTCTCTTCACTATTCCTTCTGAATGACCTCCTCCACCTAGTGTTCCATCTACATATATCCCATCTGTATTGGTAACTAAGTTATCTAAAGTCTCTTCATACAACACCGGTATATGATATTCACACTCTATCTCTTTATGCATTATTCCTCCTACTTAACTGTTAATTTACTTTTTTACTTAACTTAATATCTCAATTTTAAAGATAAAGAGTCTGCCCGCCTTTGGCGGGCAGACTCCATTAATTTTTTTACTTCATATAGGTAATTCGTGAACTACCCCTAATCTAAGAGATCATACTCAATATTCTAAAGATCAAATACTTTGCAAGACCCAGCACATAGTATGCCAAGATTGGTGAGAGATCTAATCTGGCACCACCTAAAGGAATCATTATTCTAAATGGTCTCAAGATTGGTTCTGTAACCACATGAATCAATTCAATAAATTCATTCCTGCTACGAGGAGCAATCCACGATAATATGATCCTCAATAAAATTAAAATTTTCAATATCTCTACTGCATAATTTACTACTCTATATATCAAAAACATCTATTCCTCCACTTATTCCATATTCATAAAATAATGTTTTGCTTTTACTGAATAATCCCATCCTGACCATATAGTCAAAATTACAGAGGGTAACATTATCCAAATATTTAAATGTATTCCTAACAGTTCAATCTTAGTTGCTCCTAAGATCATTATCAGTATTATACCAACCATCTGAGTAGTTGTTTTATACTTACCTAAGTTCCCGGCCGGAATAACCTCTCCATTGGCTGCTGCCAGTGATCTGATCCCACTGATCAGAAATTCCCGTGCCAAAACAACTATAGATATCCATGAAGGCAGATAACCAACTTCTACAAAAACCACCAATGCCGATATAACTAATATTTTATCTGCTAATGGATCCATCAATTTACCAAAATCTGTGATCATATTATTCTTTCTGGCTATATATCCATCTAAAAAATCTGTAATAGACGCTACCATAAATAACCCCAAAGCTATCATTCTATATATAAACCCACCATCTCCATCAGATATTCCTAAAAAATAAATAAATGGAACCGCTAAAATAATTCTTGCCATGGTTAGTTTATTAGGCATATTCATACTCATCTTCACTCCTCCTAAAGATTAGTTAATTTCATTTCTTACTATAGGTCCTAACAGGTCATAGTTAAAGTTTTGTTCTACTTTTACTTTCACTATTTCCCCTGGTTTAGCAGTTCCGTCATTAGTTAAAACTTTACCATCTATTTCCAAAGCCTGCCCTCTTGTTCTTCCTTCTAGCATGTATTCCGATTCTTCTGATACACCATCTATCATCACTTCTATCTCTTTACCTAGGAAAGATCTATTTTTTGCTTCTGCAATCTCAGCTTGAAGATTAGTAAGTTCTACCCATCTTCTATGTTTCACATCTTCATCTACTTGGTTTTCCATATCAAAGGCTACCGTATCTTCCTCCCTTGAATATTTAAACACACCAATATAATCAAATTTAAACTCTTCTACAAATTCTTTTAATTCTTGGAAATCATCCTCTGTTTCCCCAGGGAATCCAACGATTAGAGATGTTCTAAATGTTGCATCAGGAATCTCTCTTCTAATCTTACGTAATAATTCTTTAGAAGCATCTCCTGATATTGCTCTTTTCATTCCCTGTAACATAGAGTCAGCCACATGCTGAATAGGAATATCAAAGTAATTACACACCTTTTCCTCTGTTTTCATAACCTCTATAAGTTCATCTGTTACTGAATTAGGGAACATATAATAAGTTCTAATCCATTTTAACCCCTCTATCTTAGCTAATTCTCTCATTAGATCAGGTAAAGCTTTTTTCTTATATAGATCTAATCCATATTCTGTTGTTTCCTGGGCTAATAAATTTATCTCTCTTACACCATTAGCCACTAAGTTCTTAGCTTCCACTATGATATCTTCAATAGTCCTGCTACGAAGATTCCCACGTAAACTAGGGATGATGCAGTAAGTACATCTTCTATTACATCCTTCTGCTATTTTTAGGTATGCAGTATGGGGGAAAGTTGTGATTATTCTTTCAGTTTCAGCATTGGCTAAGAAATCTAAAGATTCACTTCTAACAACCCTCTTATCTGCTAAAATTTCATCTATTACTTCCTCTATTTTATCTACGTCACCAGTTCCTATGATAGCATCTACTTCCGGCATCTCTGCTAACAGTTCATCTGCATATCTTTCTGCCAGACATCCAGCTACAATTATCTTCTTTAATTTTCCGCTTCTTTTGTGCTCTGCTACACCTAATATAGTCGTGATAGACTCCTCTTTGGCGTCACCAATAAATCCACAAGTATTTATGATACATAGATCTGCATCCTCTACCTCTGTAGTTAATTCAAATCCTCTTTTATTTACTAATATTCCTAAATAATGTTCTGTGTCTACTAGGTTTTTACTACAACCTAAAGTTATAACTGCTAATTTCATCTTCTACTCCTACCTTACTTTTTTTGTTTAAAAATAATTTTCATATCTTATTTTTCTAACTTTTCCATCTTTGAATTATATCATATTTAACTAGGAATTACTAGAATTTCGATCTTAAGATTCTATAGATTTAACATGTATTTTATAAGGTTTTTCATTCTTATTCTACCATATAAAAAGATGAAAGACATCTGCCTTTCACCTTTTTATATGATTATTTTTATACTTCTTCTACTAAGAATAGGTCGGCTCCCTTAGTTACAGGTGCTCCATCAGTTAGAACTGCTTTTACTATTCTACATTTTTTTTCTGCTTTTACTTCATTCATAAGTTTCATCGCTTCTACGATACATAGGATATCTCCAACTTCTACAATTTGTCCTTCTTTTACAAATGTATCTGCATCTGGAGATGGGGCACCATAAAATGTTCCTACCATAGGCGATTTTATAGAATCATGATTCTTTGTTTCTACCTCTTTCACCTTAGCTTTCGCTGCTTTTTTAGGAGCTGCTGCTACTACTCTCGGAGCTGCTACTTGTGTTATAGTCTCTTTTTCAATCTCTCTTTTAAGAGAGATTTTAGTACCTTCACTCTCTAAAGTTATTTCCTCTAATCCGTATTTTTCTATATTTTCAGATAATTCCTTTATAGCTTTAACATCTATTTTCATATTTCCTCCTGCTATTCTGGGATAAGCACAAGGCATTACCCTTATATTTTTATTTTTTCATCTTATTTTAGAATAAATTCTAGTTGTTCCCTATTATTCTTATCTCGCTTACACCTGTCTGCTCAGTTATTTTTTCCAACATAGTTTCTATGTTTCTCAAAGTATCTGCATTAGTTTTAAGTGCTAAAGTTACTCTTGCAATTCCGTCAATAGGTATGTTTTGAGTTATTGTAAGGATATTTACCCCTGAACTTGCTATTACATCTAAGATTCTAGATAAAGTTCCCGGTTCATCATGAAGTGCCATATTTATATTAAATACAGTATCTTTTCCACTTTCAAAGAAAGGTTTAATAAAGTCCTTATATTTATAATATGTACTTCTACTTATCCCAACTCTTTTTATCGCTTCATACTTTGATATTCCTTCTTTTTGAACTATTTCATTTACCTTAATTACATTTTGAATTGAATTAGGTAAGATTCTCTTATCTACTATAAAAAATTCTCTTGATTCGTTTACCATGTCCCCACCCCATTAATTTATATTTTTTCCATTCTTGATTTTACTGTATTTTTCATAAGCATCGCTATCGTCATAGGCCCTACTCCACCTGGTACAGGTGTTATTAATGATGTTTTTTTAGATACATTTTCAAAATCCACATCTCCACATAGTTTACCTAACTTATTTCTATTGATACCTACATCTATTACTATACTTCCTTCTTTGACCATATCTTCAGTCAAAAACTTTTCCCTCCCTATAGCAACTATCACTATATCAGCATTTAAAGTTTTTTCTGCTAAGTTCTTTGTCTTACTATGACATAGAGTTACAGTTGCATTTTCATTGGTCAGCATAATTGCCAAAGGCTTTCCAACTATGTTACTTCTACCTACTATCACTACATCTTTACCATTTAGATCTAACTCATATCTTTTTAACAATTCCATAATACCATATGGAGTGCAAGATTTAAACCCATTCTTTCCTATAACTAATTTACCTAAGTTTATAGGGTGAAATCCATCTACATCCTTATTCGGTTTTATAGCTTCTATTATTTTATCTTCGTCTATATGTTTTGGTAGTGGCAGCTGCACTAATATCCCGTCTATTCCCTCTTTATTATTTAATTCTTCAATTAATTTTAAAAGTTCGGCCTCTGTTGTTTGCGAATCCAAATTATATTTTTCAGAATATATACCTAAAGCACTACATGTTTTCACTTTAGAATTCACATAGACTTTCGAGGCAGGATTTTCTCCTACAATAACTACTGCTAGACCTGGTGCTCGTTGACTATTCTCAGTTATTCTCTCTACCTCTATCTTTATCTCTTCCTTAATATCTGCCGATATCTTTTTACCATCTATTATTTTAGTCATTATTTATTAGCTGCTCCTTCCAGTAATTTAATTCCTGTAACTTTGCATATAGATCTATATTTTGTACTGCTATATGATCCGGTACTTCTAAGTTTATTGGTGCAAAATTTAAAATCGATTTTACCCCTGATTCCACCAATACTACAGCCATTTGCTGAGCTACTTTTTTAGGCACTGTTAATATTGCTACATCTACTCTGTCTTTAGATTGTAAAAAGTATGGAATTTCCTTTACATCTCTGATCTTAATTCCTTTCATTTCAGTTCCAATCTTAGTGTCAGAGTTATCAAATACCCCTATTATATTAAAGCTTTCTTTCGTAAACTCAGGTTCTGATACCAAAGCTCCACCAAGTCTTCCTGCTCCTATAACTATTATATTATTTGTTTTGTGCACTCCTAATATTCTTTCAATGTCGCTGTAAAGAGTTCTGATTTGATAACCTTTTCCTCTTATACCAAATTCACCAAAATTAGATAAGTCTTTCCTAATCTGAGCTGCGGTGAATCCCATTTTAATTGCTAGTTCCTCTGAAGATATATAATCTTCAGGTGATAAATTTTCTAAACATCTCAGATATTTAGTCAACCTCTCTATTACCCTTGAGGATATACCATTTCTTTTTTCTTTTATAATCACTTGTTTCCCCCTATAATTGAATTACTTTGCTACCTATACTAAATTTTTCCCCCACTTTTATATAGTTTCCATTTACTAAATCTGCTCCAGTCATTTTCCTTTTATTTTCAGGTTTTATACTGGTTATTATTAAACTTCCATCTAATACCTTTATAACCGGACCCTTTCCTTTAACCAGGTCCACTACTTCTCCAAGTTCACCATCATAAACTCTATCATATTTTTCTACAAAATACACCTTGTACAGTTTTTCATTACAGAATGAATATGCCGATGGAAACGGATTTAATCCCCTTACAAAATTATATACCCTTTCCATAGAATGATCCCAGTGTATTTCACATTCCTCTTTTTTGATAGGTTTAACAAAAGTTACCTTTGTTTCATCCTGGGGAGTTCTAGTAGCAACTCCGCTTTCTATCATATTTACAGCCTTTAACAATGTTTCGCTTCCTATTACAGCTAATCTGTCGTGTAGGTCCTCTAATGTATCCATTTCATCTATCGGTGTTTTAGCCTGTAATATTATATCTCCGGCATCCAATTCCTGTACTATATCCATTATAGTAACTCCACTTTCTTTTTCACCATTTATTATGGCAGCATGGATTGGAGCAGCTCCTCTATATTTAGGTAATAGAGATGAATGCACATTGATTATTCCCTTTTTAGGAATATCTATCAATTCCTGCGGTAATATTTTACCATAAGCTACCACTACAATAAGATCAGGATTTAATTCTTTTACTAACTCTATTGTTTCCTCTGTCTTTACTGAATTAGGCTGATATACATTTATATCATTATCTAATCCATACTGTTTAATCGGGTTAAACTTTATTTTTTTCCCTCTGCTATTAGGTTTATCTATCTTAGTAAAAATACCAATAACATCATGATTTTCATCTAGTGTTTTAAGTGAATTTAATGCAAATTCAGGTGTTCCCATAAATAATATTCTCAAATTACCTCTCCTTCTATGACCCTTTATTTTCCTAATTTTTTCAGTGTTTCTTTTTTCATATTCATCAATTTTTTACTTACCAATCTTTTAGCTACAGGTGCTATCTTATCTACAAATAGAATTCCCTCTAAATGATCGTTTTCATGCTGGAATGCACGAGCCCAAAGGTCCTCTAATTCCTCTTCTACACTTTCACCATTTTCATTTAAATATCTTACTTTTAAACTTTCAGGTCTCTTTACTTTCTTGTGTATCCCAGGAACACTCAAACATCCTTCTTCATGGTCTACACAATGTTTGGAATATTCTAAAAATTCAGGATTTATTACCTTTTTAACTACTCCTTCCTCTGCTTCTACCACAAACATTCTCAGATTAATTCCTACCTGGGGAGCAGCTAATCCTATCCCGCTTATATCCCTCATAGTTTCTACCATTCCATCCAATATTTCTCTGATATCATCATCAATTTTTTCTACATCTTTGTTTTTGTCCCTAAGTACTGGGTCTCCATATGTCCTTATTTCGTAAATCATCTTCCACCTCTTACATTAAATTTATCGGATCTACATCCACTATTATCCTGTATTTATTTTTTTTATCATTGTTTTTAAATTTTAGCACAGTTTCTGCTATATTTCCCTTTAATTTATTTATCTCGTGACGGCTTCCCTTTATAAATATCTGACTCCTGTAATTCCCACCCATCTTATAGATTGGAGGAGCCATAGGGCCGTACATCTCTAAAGTATCCTTTTGTATCTCCTTATAGAACTTATTACTGTATTCTTCCAATCCATCCTCTTTCTTGGAGGATATAATAACATTTATTATCCGAGAAAATGGCGGATAGCTGAGAATACGTCTATTTTCTATCTCCTCTTCATAAAAACCCTGGTAATCATTATTTATAATTTTTTGAATTACATAGTTATCAGGTTGATATGTCTGAACTATAACTTCACCTTTTTTTTCAGCCCGGCCTGCCCGGCCTGCTGCCTGACTCACCAATTGAAAAGTTTTTTCCCCAGCTCTAAAATCCGGGAAATTTAATATACTGTCAGAATTTATTATTCCTACAAGGGTAACCTCTGGAAAATGAAACCCTTTAGATATCATCTGTGTTCCTACCATTATATTATATTTTTTATTTAAAAAATCAGAATATATCCTGTTATGGGAATCTCTGGTTTTGGTAGTTTCCGAATCTACACGTAAAATAGGCAGATCAAAGAGTTCCTTTAACTCCGATTCCACCCTTTCGGTGCCTTTCCCTGAAAACTCCAATGATTTTTCCCTACAGTTACTGCAAGTATTGGAATATTTTTTAGTATATTCACAATAATTACACTTGTAAAGACCATCTTTTTTATAATAGCTGAGAGATATAGAGCAGTGAGGGCAGGTCTCTATATGCCCGCATTCGTGGCATTGAACAAAGGTCGAATATCCCTTTCTATTTAAGAGAAGCATTATCTGCTCATCTTTTCTCAGCCTTGCACCCATATGATCTATTAGATCTTCACTAAAAAAATCATTTTTTTCACCCTTCATATCCACTAATTTCATATCTGGTTCAATTGCCACTCCATACCTTTTTTTCAATTCCAACAATTGAAACACTCTCTGGGTAGCATGGTAATAAGATTCTACAGATGGGGTAGCTGATCCTAAGACTACCTTAGCACCCTCTATCTCAGCTCTTTTTATAGCCACATATTTTGCATTGTATCTAGGATTACTATCCTGCTTATAGGTAGCCTCATGCTCCTCATCAATTATAATATACTTGAGATCTTTCACAGGGGCAAATATTGCAGATCGTACACCTAACACAACCCTTTTTTCACCTGAATAAATATCTTTCCATTCGGTAGCTCTTTCCTTTGCTGTTAGTCTACTATGTAAAATTGCAATTTCATCAAATTCTTTTTTAAATCTATCTATCATTTGAGGTGTAAGAGAGATCTCTGGAACTAAGAATATAGCTCCTCCCTCATTTTCCAATGCATCCTTTACAAGTTCGATATATACTTCTGTTTTACCTGAGCCAGTTATTCCTTTTAAAAGATAATATTTTTTAATACCTTCCAATATTTTATTTTTTACCTCTGCCTGCTCCGCAGTTAGGTGTGATTTTTTTCTATTGTATCTATATTTTATACTATTTTCTTTATTTTTTAAATATTTATTTTCTTTAATTGTATTATTTTCTAATACAACTTTGGATTTTATGAACTTATCCAGTAGTTTTTTACCAAATTTTTGTACCATTGTAGTTTTAGCAGCTGTCTGTTTTTTAGTAATATAGTCTATAAACTCCCTCTCATTTTCATTCATAGGTATAATAGATTTATTGAAAACAATTCTTTTACTGTAGGATATTTTTATATTTTTAGGTCTTGAAACCCCAATAATATCTCCAAAATTACAGAGATAATAATTTTTTATCCATAAAAAAAGATCTATTAATTCTTTGGAATAGGATACCTGTTCCTCCACTGGTCCTAAAATTTCACTTATTTTAAACTCATGATCACTAGAACTATCTTCACGCAGAACTATCCCAACTTTTTTAGTTCTTCTAAAATTGATCCAAACATGGTCTCCAACCTTATATTTTTTTTCTCTATCTGAGTAGGTGTAAAAACCATTTTCTACTCCCTCTACATATAGTACATAGTTCATAATATCACTACCTTAGTTTTATCTTTATTTTTTTTATATCTTCAATCTTTGTTCCCGGTTTAGGATATTGCTCTACTACCTGTCCTTTACCATCAATTGTTATTTCAATATCGTATTTATTGGCTATCATTAAAGCTAATCTTACACCAGTACCTTTAAAATCCGGTAATAGATCCAAATCTAAATTTTCAGATAAGGTACTTGTATAGGTTCCCTCTTTTAAAACATCTACATTTTCTGGGGTTATCCCCTTGTATTTCAATATTCTATCTAAGGTATCCTTAAATACCGGAGCAGCTACCCAGGCACCAAATTTCCTCCAGTAACTCTCTGCATTGGGTTTTTCAAACATAATAAGCATTATATATTTAGGATTTTCTGATGGAAATATCCCCATAAATGAAGACATATACTCATGTTTGAGATATCCTCCACGTCCACTTATCTGTGCTGTACCTGTTTTTCCTCCAATGGAATATCCAGGGATTCCGCCATTTCTACCAGTACCTTTTTCCACGGTCTCCTTGAGCATTTCTCTTATTTTTTTAGAAGTTTTTTCAGAAATAACCCGTCTTTCAGGGTTAGGTATATTCCTTTTGATTGTTACTCCCCCGGGAGTTTTTATACTGTCTACCAAGTAAGGCTCATAATATATCCCACCATTTACAGTGGTAGACAAAGCTGCGATCATTTGAAGAGGTGTTATAGCTATCCCCTGACCGTAGGACATAGTATATTTTTTCATCCCATCCCATCTTTTATAAGAAAGTTGTCTTGGAGCTAATTCTCCAAATGTATCTATTCCTGTTCTTTCATACAGGTTAAATTCCTTTAAATATTTTTCAAATGTCGGTGAATCAAACTTCTCTGAGATCAATGACATCCCTACATTACTAGATACTCTCATAACCGTTTGAGGGCTTATCTGCCCTATTCCGTGGGAATCACTATCTCTTATCTTATGCCCATACCTCATGATATATCCATCTGGATTATCAAGTCTCGTATTGTCATTTATTACCCCTTCCTCATATGCTGCTGCCATAATTACAGGTTTAAATATAGACCCCATCTCATATTGCGATCTTATAGCTCTATTATTTAAATATGCTATATTCTTCGCTCTTGGATAACTTGACATAGCCAATATTTTCCCGCTACTAGGTTCCATTATTATTCCTACAGCTGATTTAGGAGTTACTTTTTCAAATTGTTTCTGCATCTCATCATCTAGTATATATTGGATATAATAATCTATAGTTAACTGGACATTATTTCCATCTTTTTCTAAAAAATCATTATTTTTTTTCTCCGTTGGGAGGAGTAAGTTTCTAAAATTAGTATAATACCCATTTTTTTCTATTTTATTACTTTTTAAGTACTTATCGTAGTACCTTTCAATCCCATAAGCTCCTAATTTTCTCCTCTCTTCCCCTGAATAAGCTCCCATAAATCCAACTATTGGTGCTAATTCATGGTAGGAAAAATATTTTCTTTGAGTTGAATGTTCAAAATATATTTCATTGGCTTTAATCTTGTATTTAGATAATATCTTATCGATCTTGTTTTTTTCAACTTCATCGACCTTATTCATTATCTTTATATATCTTTTATTTCTACTGTAACTGTCTTTCAGTTTAGTTTTAAAATTTTTCACAGTAAAGGGTTGTATCTTTTTTAACTCCTTTACTATTTCATCTTTTTCTTTTAGTTTATAAAATCTTTTTGGATCTATTATAACCTTATAGACATCTACATCATAGGCTAATTCCCTTCCTGTAGAATCTAATATCTTTCCCCTCTTACCATTGAGATAATATTTACCATAACTTTGTTGTTTTGCCAAAGTTGTAAATTTTTCATGTTTCATCAATTGAACTTGAACTAATCTCAAACCTAAAACACCAAAAAAAAGTATCATAATAAAGGAAAATAAATATGTTCTCTGATTAAATAATTCCATACCCCTGGATCTTTTAAGTACCAATCTAACTGTATTTCCGAATAAAAAAATTATGAGTAAAGCAGCTGCAACAGTAACTTTATTGAGTAAAAAGAATAATATTATCAGAAAAATTATAAGTAAATTTATTATTCTTATTATCTTCCTTTTATTTCCCACCTATACACTCCTTTTGTTGATATCATAAAAAGAGCGAAATACCGCTCTTTTTTTTTATGATAATTTTTCTGTTAATATATCCATAACCATCTTAGGGTTTGCTTTTCCTTTAGATGCTTTCATTACTTGTCCCATAAGTCCCTTTATAACCCTTGGTTTTCTTCCTTCATCAGCTACCTTATAATCTTCTACTAATTTAGGATTGTTTGCTACTACTTCTACTACCATCTTTTCAATTTCAGAAGTATCAGCTACCTGTGCCATTTTTTCCTCTTCTACTATTTTCATAGGAGATCTTTCATCATTTAATTTAATCTCAAATAATTTTTTAGCTATCTTACTTGATATAGCTCCCTTATCGATTAATTTTATTATCTCTCCTAATTCCTCTGAATTAATAGAAAACTCTTCAATAGTTTTATTATTATCTTTTAAAACTCTGAGTACCTCTGTTAAGATCCAGTTACAACTAAGTTTAGGATTAGTAGAAGATATTACTACCTTTTCAAAATAATCGGCTAACTCAATGCTACTAGATAGTGTCTCAGCGTCATTTTCACTGATCTTATAGTCAGTTACAAATCTTGTCATCTTAGCTATCTTAGATTCTGGCATTTCCTCTTCTAATCTTTCTAATTGTTCATCTGTGATTACTATTCTTACTAAGTCTGGTTCAGGAAAAAATCTATAGTCCATAGCTTCTTCCTTGCTTCTCATCACTCTAGTTACTTGTGATTCTTCATCCCATAATCTAGTTTCTTGGTTGATTTCTCCACCATTTTCTATTTCTTCTATCTGTCTGCTGATCTCATAGTCGATAGCACGAGCTACACCTTTAAATGAGTTCAGGTTTTTTACCTCTACCCTTGTACCAAATTCTTTGGCTCCTTTGTGCATTACAGATATGTTAGCATCACATCTAAGAGACCCTAATTCCATAGAAACATCTGAAATTTTTGTGTATTTCAACGCATCTCTTACTAAGTTTAAATATTGGTATGCTTCCTCTGAATTTCTCATATCTGGTTCAGATACGATCTCTATAAGGGGCATAGATGCTCTGTTAAAGTTTATAAAAGATTCTTCACCTGCATGGATAGATTTTCCTGCATCTTCTTCTATATGGATTCTAGTGACTCCTATCCTCTTATCATCTCCATTAGATAATTTAATATCTATGTGCCCGCCTTCAGCATATGGATGATCAAATTGAGTTATTTGGTAGTTTTTAGGAGTGTCTGGATAGAAATAGTTTTTTCTATCAAATTTACTCTCTTTATTTATATCGCAATTTAATGCAAATCCTGCTTTGATTGCGTAATCTAACACTTTTTTATTAAGTTTTGGTAGCGCTCCAGGATGTCCCAAACATATTGGACATGTATGTGTATTTTCTGGTGAGTTATCGTAGTCACTACTACATCCACACCATACTTTTGTTTTTGTATCTAATTGGCAATGTATCTCTAGTCCAATTACTGATTCCCATTCTCTAGCCATATATATTCTCCTTCTTTATTATTTTTTGTTACCCTCTCACACTTATCAGAAATTCCCCTTAGGGGACAAACTATAAAAATAAGATAGCTTTACAGCTTTGGTATCTCCATTTTTGTGTATGCTTTTTCATAAGCATCTCCAGCTTTTAATATAGTTGCCTCATCAAAGGCTTTTCCTAATAGCTGTATCCCTACTGGAAGGTTATCTACCTTTCCTGCTGGAATTACCAATCCTGGAATTCCAGAAAGGTTTGCCGGAATTGTGAATATATCCTCTAAGTATAGTTCTACAGGTGTTTTTTTATCCGTTAATTTAAAAGAGGTTCCAGGAGTAGCAGGAGTTAAGATCACATCTACCTCATTAAATGCCTTTTCAAAATCATTTTTAATAAGTCTTCTTACTTTTTGAGCCTTCTTATAATAAGCATCATAATATCCAGCACTAAGTACATAAGTTCCTATCATAATCCTTCTCTTTACTTCAGAACCAAATCCTTCACTTCTAGTTTTGATATACATATCCTCTATACCATCATAACTGCTGGCTCTATATCCATATCTTACCCCATCAAAACGAGCTAAGTTTGAACTAGCTTCTGCCGGGGCAATTATATAATAAGTTGCCGGGGCAAATTCTGTATTAGGTAAGCTGATCGGTACAATCTCTGCTCCTAATTTTCTAAAGTTTTCAATAGCTTCTTCAGTTACCTTCTTTATCTCAGGGTTTAATCCATCGATAAAGTATTCCTTAGGTATTCCTATCTTCATCCCTTTAACATTTCCATCTAAATTCATTGTAAAATCAGGCATCTCTAATTCCATAGATGTAGCATCCATTTCGTCATACCCGCCGATTACATTAAATAATGCTGCTACATCTTCTACACTTCTACCCATTGGTCCTATTTGATCCAATGATGAAGCAAAAGCCATCAATCCATACCTAGATACTCTCCCATAGGTAGGTTTTAGTCCTACTATCCCACAAAAT
Encoded here:
- a CDS encoding YggT family protein, with amino-acid sequence MFLIYRVVNYAVEILKILILLRIILSWIAPRSRNEFIELIHVVTEPILRPFRIMIPLGGARLDLSPILAYYVLGLAKYLIFRILSMIS
- the pgsA gene encoding CDP-diacylglycerol--glycerol-3-phosphate 3-phosphatidyltransferase, which translates into the protein MNMPNKLTMARIILAVPFIYFLGISDGDGGFIYRMIALGLFMVASITDFLDGYIARKNNMITDFGKLMDPLADKILVISALVVFVEVGYLPSWISIVVLAREFLISGIRSLAAANGEVIPAGNLGKYKTTTQMVGIILIMILGATKIELLGIHLNIWIMLPSVILTIWSGWDYSVKAKHYFMNME
- the rimO gene encoding 30S ribosomal protein S12 methylthiotransferase RimO, which codes for MKLAVITLGCSKNLVDTEHYLGILVNKRGFELTTEVEDADLCIINTCGFIGDAKEESITTILGVAEHKRSGKLKKIIVAGCLAERYADELLAEMPEVDAIIGTGDVDKIEEVIDEILADKRVVRSESLDFLANAETERIITTFPHTAYLKIAEGCNRRCTYCIIPSLRGNLRSRTIEDIIVEAKNLVANGVREINLLAQETTEYGLDLYKKKALPDLMRELAKIEGLKWIRTYYMFPNSVTDELIEVMKTEEKVCNYFDIPIQHVADSMLQGMKRAISGDASKELLRKIRREIPDATFRTSLIVGFPGETEDDFQELKEFVEEFKFDYIGVFKYSREEDTVAFDMENQVDEDVKHRRWVELTNLQAEIAEAKNRSFLGKEIEVMIDGVSEESEYMLEGRTRGQALEIDGKVLTNDGTAKPGEIVKVKVEQNFNYDLLGPIVRNEIN
- the accB gene encoding acetyl-CoA carboxylase biotin carboxyl carrier protein, producing MKIDVKAIKELSENIEKYGLEEITLESEGTKISLKREIEKETITQVAAPRVVAAAPKKAAKAKVKEVETKNHDSIKSPMVGTFYGAPSPDADTFVKEGQIVEVGDILCIVEAMKLMNEVKAEKKCRIVKAVLTDGAPVTKGADLFLVEEV
- a CDS encoding ACT domain-containing protein; protein product: MVNESREFFIVDKRILPNSIQNVIKVNEIVQKEGISKYEAIKRVGISRSTYYKYKDFIKPFFESGKDTVFNINMALHDEPGTLSRILDVIASSGVNILTITQNIPIDGIARVTLALKTNADTLRNIETMLEKITEQTGVSEIRIIGNN
- the folD gene encoding bifunctional methylenetetrahydrofolate dehydrogenase/methenyltetrahydrofolate cyclohydrolase FolD produces the protein MTKIIDGKKISADIKEEIKIEVERITENSQRAPGLAVVIVGENPASKVYVNSKVKTCSALGIYSEKYNLDSQTTEAELLKLIEELNNKEGIDGILVQLPLPKHIDEDKIIEAIKPNKDVDGFHPINLGKLVIGKNGFKSCTPYGIMELLKRYELDLNGKDVVIVGRSNIVGKPLAIMLTNENATVTLCHSKTKNLAEKTLNADIVIVAIGREKFLTEDMVKEGSIVIDVGINRNKLGKLCGDVDFENVSKKTSLITPVPGGVGPMTIAMLMKNTVKSRMEKI
- a CDS encoding redox-sensing transcriptional repressor Rex; amino-acid sequence: MIIKEKRNGISSRVIERLTKYLRCLENLSPEDYISSEELAIKMGFTAAQIRKDLSNFGEFGIRGKGYQIRTLYSDIERILGVHKTNNIIVIGAGRLGGALVSEPEFTKESFNIIGVFDNSDTKIGTEMKGIKIRDVKEIPYFLQSKDRVDVAILTVPKKVAQQMAVVLVESGVKSILNFAPINLEVPDHIAVQNIDLYAKLQELNYWKEQLINND